The Fusobacterium pseudoperiodonticum DNA window CAGTTTTTTCTTTTGTAATTTTAACAAACTTAGCCACTTTATTTCCATCTAAACGGACAGCTATATATGCTTTCTTAGCCTCTGCTAGTTCTCTTTTTTCTTTTTGTTCTTTAGTTTCTTCTTTTCTCTCTTCTTCATAGTAATCATATGATTTATTTTGATATATAAATTCTGTAGTTTGATCTAAGATATCATAATTTAAAGTCATATAGTCACCTTGTAGAAGTGAACGAGGATCTACTGGTCTAAGTTCCAAATAGAAATAACTATCTAGCTTTTTATAACTTTCTTCTTTTTGAGCAGAAAAACCTGTTATTACAAAAAGAAGTACAATATTTACAACTATAAGTATCTTTTTCATTTTATTGCTCATTATTCTCAACTCCTTTAAATCCATACTTTAACACTAAATAAGCTACCAGTAACAGTCCTCCTGTGATACTAAGTGCTATTGATTTATCAAGTAAAGACCTATATGTTGTGAAATAATAAGTATATATTACATAACATGCTGCTAAAGTAGGAACTAATATTCCCCATTTACTATTTTTAGAAGCATAAATTAACATAATTAACATAACAAAAATTAAACTTAGAATTTCTGAATATGCAAAATAATTTAAGCCTAACCAAAAAATACACAAAACTATTTGTAATTTTTGATTTTTAATTGTCTTAAATATTACAAATGCTCCAATTAATACAGTAAGTGCTATATTAACTATTCTATAATATTTAACATACTTAAACATAAGTTCATAATCATCTACAAAAATTCCTATTCTTGTAGATAGCCAGCTAAGAGGTAACAAAATTAAGGTAGCTTCATTCCCTATTAAAACTCTTTTTAATTTTTCATTTAAAAGTTCTTTTTTATCATACAGAAAATAGAAGTAAGCTTCTACAA harbors:
- a CDS encoding GDYXXLXY domain-containing protein, with amino-acid sequence MSNKMKKILIVVNIVLLFVITGFSAQKEESYKKLDSYFYLELRPVDPRSLLQGDYMTLNYDILDQTTEFIYQNKSYDYYEEERKEETKEQKEKRELAEAKKAYIAVRLDGNKVAKFVKITKEKTDEKDLLFVAYKSDGYNVDINANSYLFQEGTGDKYENARYAKVVLVDNKLRLIDLRDKDFKEIK